In Variovorax sp. OAS795, a single window of DNA contains:
- a CDS encoding tripartite tricarboxylate transporter substrate binding protein, producing the protein MKIQRFAIGRRALAATAVAALGLCAAPWSAAQEPWPSKPISLVVPFPSGGTTDVLARALADALSRSLGQPVIVESKPGAGATLGADYVAKARPDGHTLLMGAVHHTIATSVYKKLPYDFQKDLAPITTVAMVPNVLVVNATLTPARSVAELVALAKSSSRELAYGSNGNGTAQHLIGTQFQASTGVNLLHVPYKGSGPLTTDLLGGQVAMSFDTITPVLQHIKGGKLRALAVTTAKRSAVLPDVPTLEEAGLKGFDIGTWFGVLAPAGTPKEIVAKLNAEMARIIRSPEFGERMRAIGADPIGDSPADMAARIREETTKFAKLVKDGKVTIE; encoded by the coding sequence ATGAAGATCCAACGATTCGCCATCGGGCGACGCGCCCTCGCGGCCACCGCCGTTGCGGCACTCGGCCTGTGCGCCGCACCCTGGTCGGCGGCGCAGGAGCCGTGGCCGTCCAAGCCGATCAGCCTGGTCGTGCCGTTCCCTTCGGGCGGCACCACCGACGTGCTGGCCCGCGCACTCGCCGATGCGCTGTCCAGGAGCCTGGGCCAGCCCGTGATCGTGGAAAGCAAGCCGGGCGCCGGTGCCACGCTCGGCGCCGACTACGTCGCCAAGGCCAGGCCCGATGGACACACGCTGCTGATGGGCGCGGTGCATCACACCATCGCCACCAGCGTCTACAAGAAGCTGCCGTACGACTTCCAGAAGGACCTGGCGCCGATCACCACGGTGGCGATGGTGCCCAACGTGCTGGTGGTCAATGCAACGCTCACGCCGGCCAGGTCGGTCGCCGAGCTGGTCGCACTCGCCAAGTCATCGTCCAGGGAGCTGGCCTACGGCTCCAACGGCAACGGCACGGCGCAGCACCTGATCGGCACGCAGTTCCAGGCCAGCACCGGCGTCAACCTGCTGCACGTGCCCTACAAGGGCAGCGGCCCGCTGACCACCGACCTGCTCGGCGGCCAGGTGGCCATGTCCTTCGACACCATCACGCCGGTGCTGCAGCACATCAAGGGCGGCAAACTGCGCGCGCTGGCCGTCACCACGGCCAAGCGCTCCGCCGTGCTGCCCGATGTGCCTACGCTCGAAGAGGCCGGGCTCAAGGGCTTCGACATCGGCACCTGGTTCGGCGTGCTGGCGCCCGCCGGAACGCCGAAGGAAATCGTCGCGAAGCTCAACGCCGAGATGGCCAGGATCATCAGGTCGCCCGAGTTCGGCGAGCGGATGCGCGCGATCGGCGCCGATCCGATCGGCGACAGCCCGGCCGACATGGCGGCCCGCATCCGCGAAGAAACCACCAAGTTCGCCAAGCTCGTGAAAGACGGCAAGGTCACGATCGAATGA
- a CDS encoding DUF6130 family protein, producing MPSLPNLLRPLAAASALALFCAASWAEAATDPARPAAVIPVASEAPAKLVVYPPLAEPLARGVVIVQYRTENLRIIPVFGKAAVEVSPRVGHLHVTVDDRPGTWAHTSGDPIIVVGLKPGLHKMLIELADPSHKILGSETVSVIVPEPKAAESHAH from the coding sequence GTGCCCTCCCTCCCGAACCTCCTGAGACCGCTCGCCGCCGCCAGCGCCCTCGCCCTCTTCTGCGCCGCATCGTGGGCAGAGGCCGCCACCGATCCCGCCCGCCCCGCGGCGGTGATTCCGGTCGCCTCGGAGGCGCCCGCGAAGCTCGTCGTGTATCCGCCGCTGGCCGAACCGCTGGCGCGCGGCGTCGTCATCGTTCAGTACCGGACCGAGAACCTGCGCATCATCCCGGTGTTCGGCAAGGCGGCCGTCGAGGTGTCGCCGCGGGTCGGCCACCTGCACGTGACGGTCGACGACCGGCCCGGCACCTGGGCCCACACGAGCGGCGACCCGATCATCGTGGTCGGCCTCAAGCCCGGGCTGCACAAGATGCTGATCGAGCTTGCCGACCCCAGCCACAAGATCCTCGGCAGCGAAACGGTCTCGGTGATCGTTCCGGAACCGAAGGCGGCGGAATCCCACGCGCACTGA
- a CDS encoding phosphotransferase codes for MEFEIAQSTPTAASIAMLVQSHYNLGEVIESEFLRRSFNQVYRLRFASGRQVVARLCAERPRGGPNASFEAAALEHWAALGCRVARCLPAADGEVAIHAMLPEGRRALMLFEYLDGEATGDSAEDIEALAHGLAALHAAGQSLQGTGSIYRLDLDYLLMKPLQGLLRAPTMTAELRTQFADLGQRLHDGILALGELAQVLCHGDAHGSNNFVVPGPGGKREAVFFDFDEIGPGYLAYELAVYPWSLYPRAPDVPPSDKVTTQWRHFVSAYREARPVADVDLAAIARFMAVRQFWLLGEYAGRIPVWGSQAIPTDYLRRQVGMLRAWETLELPL; via the coding sequence ATGGAATTCGAGATCGCGCAATCCACGCCGACCGCGGCCAGCATCGCGATGCTGGTGCAGTCGCACTACAACCTCGGAGAAGTGATCGAGAGCGAGTTCCTGCGGCGCAGCTTCAACCAGGTCTACAGGCTGCGTTTTGCCAGCGGCCGGCAGGTGGTGGCACGCCTCTGTGCCGAGCGTCCGCGCGGCGGCCCCAATGCATCGTTCGAGGCCGCGGCGCTGGAGCACTGGGCAGCGCTCGGGTGCCGCGTCGCCCGCTGCCTGCCGGCTGCCGACGGCGAAGTGGCGATACACGCCATGCTGCCCGAAGGCCGCCGTGCGCTGATGCTGTTCGAGTACCTGGATGGCGAGGCCACCGGCGATTCGGCCGAGGACATCGAGGCCCTGGCGCACGGCCTGGCCGCACTGCACGCGGCCGGCCAAAGCTTGCAGGGAACGGGCAGCATCTATCGCCTGGACCTGGACTACCTCTTGATGAAGCCGCTGCAGGGGCTCTTGCGCGCGCCGACCATGACCGCGGAGCTGCGCACGCAGTTCGCGGACCTGGGACAGCGCCTGCACGACGGCATCCTGGCGCTGGGCGAACTCGCCCAGGTGCTGTGCCACGGCGATGCGCACGGGAGCAACAACTTCGTGGTGCCGGGTCCCGGGGGAAAGCGGGAGGCGGTGTTCTTCGACTTCGACGAGATCGGCCCGGGCTATCTCGCCTACGAGCTCGCGGTTTATCCCTGGAGCCTGTATCCGCGCGCACCGGACGTGCCGCCGAGCGACAAGGTGACGACGCAGTGGCGGCACTTCGTTTCAGCCTATCGCGAAGCGCGGCCCGTCGCGGACGTCGACCTTGCCGCCATCGCGCGCTTCATGGCGGTGCGGCAGTTCTGGCTGCTCGGCGAGTACGCGGGGCGCATTCCGGTCTGGGGCTCCCAGGCCATTCCGACCGACTACCTGCGGCGGCAGGTCGGCATGCTGCGCGCATGGGAAACGCTGGAGCTGCCGCTGTAG